DNA sequence from the Deltaproteobacteria bacterium genome:
CTATATAACCACCAGATCCCCCAAAAGGCACTCGGTCATATCACCCCGGTACAGGCACTCAAAAAATGGCAGGAAATGAAACCGGAACTCTTCACTAAAACGGTCTATGATCTCTCGGGACATGACAGTTATCAGCTATCAGCTATTGTTTTTGCTGATAACTGAAAGCTGATAGCTGAAAGCTGCTTTGAGACGTCTTCGTAGATCCGATCCACCTCCTCCCCGGAAAGTCCGGCCCCCATACCTACCCTGCGTGCGTGATCAGAGGTCATGAAATCTCCTGGGGCATGGGCGTCCGAATTGATGACGAGGCGGGCACCTGCCGTGCGTGCGACCTTGGCGACGTGGCCATTGGTAAGGCAGTGGCCCTTGCGCCCGGAAATCTCGAGAAGAACGCCTTTTTCAGCGGCACGCCTCGCATCATCCGGATCGAGGAGGCCGGGATGGGATAGGATGTCCACCCCAGCCTCTATGGCCGCCCGGTTCGTCC
Encoded proteins:
- a CDS encoding histidinol phosphate phosphatase domain-containing protein, translated to MFDLHCHCFLSDGELLPSELVRRVEVMGYRAVAITDHADASNLEHVVSSIVRVTADINKMSGTCLFPGVELTHVHPELIARLTEDARRLGALIVVCHGETIVEPVRPGTNRAAIEAGVDILSHPGLLDPDDARRAAEKGVLLEISGRKGHCLTNGHVAKVARTAGARLVINSDAHAPGDFMTSDHARRVGMGAGLSGEEVDRIYEDVSKQLSAISFQLSAKTIADS